The genomic DNA TCGAATTCCTGATTTTTTATAAATGGCAACGTGGTAGCTGTCGATTTAACATTGGTGCCACTGTACAAGTTAGAGCTTTTGCTTACATCATCTATCAATGTGCTATTAATAGAAATAGAAACATTGCTGCTTGTATTTTTTTCACGCACCACCACATACTGATTTGTATACAGGGTAATACCAACTATTAATCCCAAGCCAACCTGCCCTATTATTTTAAATCTACCTGCAAGGCCTTCCTTATCCTTCTTAAACACCTTGATATAATCATCAATAAAACCAATGGTTCCACACCAGATGGTTGTTACAATCATGATTACGATATATACATTATCTAACCTTGCAAACAATACGGTTGGTATAAGTATGGCTGATAAGATAATTAATCCTCCCATGGTGGGAGTTCCCTTTTTTTGTTTCTCTCCTTCTAAGCCAAGGTCGCGAATGGTTTCGCCCACCTGCTTGCGATGCAATACACCTATAAGTTTTTTGCCTATAAAAAAAGAAAATACCAACGATGTAATAATTGCCAATGCAGTGCGAAACGAGATATACCTGAAAACGCCTGTTCCCGGTACATTCCAGTTATCATTTAGATAATTAAAAAAATAATAAAGCATTAGTTTTGGAAGAGTTGAAGGGTTAGGTTTAATATCTCGAAGTCATCAAACGGATATTTAACTCCGTTAATTTCCTGGTATTTTTCATGTCCTTTGCCAGCAAGTAAGATGATATCTCCTTTTTTTGCATGGCTGCATGCAGCTTTGATAGCTTCTCTGCGATCGGTTAAGCAAAGTGTTTTCTTTCGCATGCTCAAGCTAACACCTTCTTCCATTTGTTTGATAATATCTTCGGGTACTTCGTTGCGTGGGTTATCGGAAGTAAGAATAACACGACCACTAAGTTCGCAAGCAATGCGGGCCATAACAGGTCGCTTAGTAGCATCGCGATTACCACCACATCCAATAATGGTGATGATATGCTCATTACCTTCTGCAATGTTGTTAATGGTTTTTAAAACATTTTCTAATGCATCAGGTGTGTGTGCGTAATCAACTATTCCGGTAATACCTTGTGCAGTGGTAAAAGATTGAAAGCGTCCTTCGGGCGGATTTAAGTTGCTCAAAATGGTGAGCGCTTGCAAAGGTTCCATACCTAGTTCAATAGCAACTGCGTAAACTCCGGTAATGTTATAGGCATTAAAGCTGCCTATCAATTTGCAAATGGTTTCAATTCCATCTAAGCTAAGAATAAGCGAATTGAAATTGGACTCTACAATCCTGCATTTATATCTGCTGTCGCTCTTAAGCGAATACGTAAGTTTTCGTGCTTTACAATTTTGCAGCATCACCATTCCGTTTCTATCGTCCATATTGGTTATGGCGAAAGCATCAGCCGGAAGGGCATCAAAAAAGCCTTTCTTAGCCTCTATGTATGCAGCAAACGTTTTATGAAAGTCAAGATGATCATGTGTTATATTAGTAAACAAAGCTCCCGAAAAACAAATACATGCAATGCGTTGTTGAACAACTGCATGCGAGCTAACTTCCATAAAACAATGCGTAACGCCATTGTTGGCCATGCGAAACAATAACTGATTTAAATGATAAGCATCAGGTGTGGTATGTGTTGCTTCGAGCAATTCGCTACCAATACGTACATGTATAGTTGATATTAAACCGCAATCGAATCCCGCATCAGTAAAGAGGTTATACAACAAGGTAACGCTTGTAGTTTTGCCATTGGTGCCTGTTACCCCTATAAGCTTTAACTTCTCCGAAGGATTGTCAAACCAGGCACAGCTGATGTATGCAAATGCGGCACGGCTATCTTTTACTTTTACGTATGTAATACCCGGTACAAGTGTTGTTGGCATGTCTTCGCAAACAATCGCATGACAACCTTTTGCAATAGCATCATCAATAAAATGGTGACCATCAACGCTGTAACCTTTTATAGCTACGTATAGCTTGTCTATACCTGCATCGGCACTGTTGACGGCAATATCGGCTATGCGAATGGAGGTATCCCCATGCACTGCTTCCATTGGCGATTTATACAATATATCCTGCAACAGTTTCATTATCTTTTTTAAACGTATATGCTTATAGTTAACTTAATTGAATATACACTTTTTGACCTCTACGTATAGGTGTACCTGAAGGAACCGACTGTGATATGACTTTACCCCTGCCTGAAATAGCAACAGTAACTCCGCAACTCTCAAGCAAGAAAACGGCATCGCGCAATGGCATACCAGCTACATCGGGCATCTGTGTAGAAAAAGCATTCACTGCTTTTTGCGTTCCTTTATTAAAAATAATCCCATAACCTGAAGTTGAGTTTTTTACCCGGTTCATTCCTAAACCTGCTAGTACTGTATTGGCCATTGTTACTGATCCACTCTTTATAACCGGTTGCTTGTTGGCCAGGTTGGAATCAACCGGAATAGCTCCATGCATTTCGATACTTGTAGCATATACCTTATCAGAAATCTCCTTAAATACCGGACCGGCTACTACATTGCCATAATAAAAATCTTTGCCAAGATCATACACTACAACGATGCAGCTATATAAAGGTCTATCAGCCGGAAAGTAACCGCAGAAGGATGCCTGATAGTAAACGGAATCTACCAGCCTGCGTCCATCCTCGGCATTCTTTACTTTGGCAGTACCTGTTTTGCCAGCTATGGAATAGGTATCGAACTTCAAATTTTTGGCTGTGCCATTGAGCACCACGCCTTCGAGCATTTTGTGGGCCTGATTGATGGTTGACTGCGAGCAGATTTTTTCATCAATTACAGTAGGTGTATACGTTTTTACTACTTTTCCATTTTCTAACACCTGTTTTACGAAAAATGGTTTTACCATTTTTCCGTTATTCGCCACGGCATTATAAAAATTCAAAATTTGCAAAGGAGTATACTGAGCTTCATATCCATAACTCATCATAGGCAAAGTTGGGGGCGTCCATCCTTCTGCTTTTGGACTTTTTACTATCGGTTTGCGCTCACCAATTAACTGAATGTCCAGTTTATCGGTTAGATGAAACTTATGTAGCTTATCGATAAATTTTTGAGGCTGCTTGCTATAATACTGATGTATTAATTTAGTAACCCCAACATTACTTGATATTTCAAAAATCTTCTGTACAGAAAGTGTCTGATACTTTCCTTTGTCGTGATCGGCTACGCGTATATCATTAAAGAAAGTTTCGCCACCTTCAATGTCCACTATCTGATTTAGATTGATATACCCATCATCCATGGCCGCCATCAACGAGGGAAGTTTAAATGTTGAGCCGGGCTCGCTTAGCCAACTTGTTGCATAGTTGTATTCTTCATGATACTCGCCATCCCTTCCCTTTTTTAAGTTGGCAATTGCTTTTATTTCTCCCGTTGCTACTTCCATTAAAACAACACAGCCACGCGAAGAGTTGTGTTCCTTTAGCTGCTTGCGCAATGCATTGCTTGCTACATCCTGAATATTAAGATCAATGGTAGAAACAATATCCAATCCATTTTGTGCTTCAAAATCATCTTCATCGTTTAACGGTTTCCATATACCTCCGGCTATGCGCTGTTCAAGGCGCTCGCCACGCTCTCCTTTTAATATGCTATCGAAAGATGCTTCGATACCATATGGCTTGCTAGTGCGATTTGATCCGATTGTGCGCTTGGCAAGTTCCTGATA from Bacteroidota bacterium includes the following:
- a CDS encoding transpeptidase family protein, which codes for MDVKKDILWRVYTIYGLICLFAICIFGQIIRIKFVEGEKWKAASDSLSIRSTVIEPMRGNIYSSDGKLMATSTPLYDLRIDTKAPGFCGKIYSEKIDSLTRGLASLFSDKTAYEYKSIIKEERSKGNRYFLLKDSVSYKQYKAAQQLPLFNIGKYKGGLIVIAKSKRERLYQELAKRTIGSNRTSKPYGIEASFDSILKGERGERLEQRIAGGIWKPLNDEDDFEAQNGLDIVSTIDLNIQDVASNALRKQLKEHNSSRGCVVLMEVATGEIKAIANLKKGRDGEYHEEYNYATSWLSEPGSTFKLPSLMAAMDDGYINLNQIVDIEGGETFFNDIRVADHDKGKYQTLSVQKIFEISSNVGVTKLIHQYYSKQPQKFIDKLHKFHLTDKLDIQLIGERKPIVKSPKAEGWTPPTLPMMSYGYEAQYTPLQILNFYNAVANNGKMVKPFFVKQVLENGKVVKTYTPTVIDEKICSQSTINQAHKMLEGVVLNGTAKNLKFDTYSIAGKTGTAKVKNAEDGRRLVDSVYYQASFCGYFPADRPLYSCIVVVYDLGKDFYYGNVVAGPVFKEISDKVYATSIEMHGAIPVDSNLANKQPVIKSGSVTMANTVLAGLGMNRVKNSTSGYGIIFNKGTQKAVNAFSTQMPDVAGMPLRDAVFLLESCGVTVAISGRGKVISQSVPSGTPIRRGQKVYIQLS
- a CDS encoding UDP-N-acetylmuramoyl-L-alanyl-D-glutamate--2,6-diaminopimelate ligase, with amino-acid sequence MKLLQDILYKSPMEAVHGDTSIRIADIAVNSADAGIDKLYVAIKGYSVDGHHFIDDAIAKGCHAIVCEDMPTTLVPGITYVKVKDSRAAFAYISCAWFDNPSEKLKLIGVTGTNGKTTSVTLLYNLFTDAGFDCGLISTIHVRIGSELLEATHTTPDAYHLNQLLFRMANNGVTHCFMEVSSHAVVQQRIACICFSGALFTNITHDHLDFHKTFAAYIEAKKGFFDALPADAFAITNMDDRNGMVMLQNCKARKLTYSLKSDSRYKCRIVESNFNSLILSLDGIETICKLIGSFNAYNITGVYAVAIELGMEPLQALTILSNLNPPEGRFQSFTTAQGITGIVDYAHTPDALENVLKTINNIAEGNEHIITIIGCGGNRDATKRPVMARIACELSGRVILTSDNPRNEVPEDIIKQMEEGVSLSMRKKTLCLTDRREAIKAACSHAKKGDIILLAGKGHEKYQEINGVKYPFDDFEILNLTLQLFQN